From a single Brassica rapa cultivar Chiifu-401-42 chromosome A01, CAAS_Brap_v3.01, whole genome shotgun sequence genomic region:
- the LOC103834467 gene encoding FCS-Like Zinc finger 8 — protein MLKKRSRSKQALMADTNQKQSKPTPKTFPRLFTAFTSFKSFTENDAVASPTSILDTKPFSALKNPFVSDNPKTHEPETRLKLEPTRIGLAIVQDENPVPELFSRPRSGTVLFGSQLRIRVPDSPRSSSDFGTKTKNSPVSPPPEETKKAGIGSTRIFTGYFSTSEMELSEDYTCVTCHGPNPKTIHIFDNCIVESQPGVVFFRSSDPVNDSDCIPPDSFLSSCCNCKKNLGPRDDIFMYRGDRAFCSSECRSLEMMSEETDN, from the exons ATGCTAAAGAAGAGATCGAGAAGCAAGCAAGCATTAATGGCGGATACGAACCAGAAACAGAGCAAACCCACGCCCAAAACGTTTCCACGCCTCTTCACAGCTTTCACCAGCTTCAAAAGCTTCACTGAAAACGACGCCGTCGCGAGCCCAACCTCAATCCTCGACACCAAACCTTTCTCTGCTTTGAAAAACCCTTTTGTATCCGATAACCCGAAAACCCACGAACCCGAGACCCGACTCAAGCTCGAACCCACAAGAATCGGACTCGCCATTGTCCAAGATGAAAACCCGGTACCCGAATTATTCTCCCGACCAAGATCCGGAACAGTTCTATTCGGGTCACAACTCAGGATCCGGGTCCCGGACTCTCCACGATCCTCGTCGGATTTCGGGACCAAAACGAAAAATTCTCCGGTTTCTCCTCCGCCGGAAGAGACAAAGAAAGCGGGTATCGGGTCGACCCGAATCTTCACGGGCTACTTCTCGACCAGCGAGATGGAACTATCGGAGGACTACACGTGCGTGACGTGTCACGGGCCTAACCCGAAAACGATCCATATATTCGATAACTGTATCGTTGAGAGTCAACCCGGCGTCGTTTTCTTTCGAAGCTCCGACCCGGTTAACGATTCGGATTGTATACCACCCGACAGCTTTCTCAGCAGCTGCTGTAACTGTAAGAAGAATCTTGGACCTCGTGATGACATTTTCATGTACag GGGAGATAGAGCCTTCTGTAGCAGCGAATGCAGGTCTTTGGAGATGATGTCGGAAGAAACTGACAATTAA
- the LOC103834439 gene encoding non-specific lipid-transfer protein-like protein At2g13820, with product MKMGRVLVLLTVFMAVMSSTRVSAQSSCTTALISMSPCLNYITGNTTSPSQQCCSQLGNVVRSSPDCLCQALNGGGSQLGINVNQTQALALPRACNVQTPPVSGCSNGGGSTADSPTDSPNSSGPGNGSKTVPVGEGDGSFSDGSSIEISYRLLTFLSVASYIAIFLKY from the exons ATGAAAATGGGAAGAGTTCTAGTGTTGCTTACAGTTTTTATGGCTGTGATGTCTTCTACAAGAGTCTCTGCTCAGTCCAGTTGCACAACCGCGTTGATCAGCATGTCTCCCTGTCTCAACTACATAACCGGAAACACTACTTCTCCTTCTCAGCAATGCTGTAGTCAGCTAGGTAATGTAGTCAGGTCTTCTCCTGACTGTTTGTGTCAAGCCCTCAACGGTGGAGGCTCTCAGCTTGGGATCAACGTTAACCAAACACAGGCTCTTGCCTTGCCTCGGGCTTGTAATGTTCAAACTCCTCCTGTCAGCGGCTGTAGCAACG gTGGTGGTTCTACTGCTGACTCTCCTACAGATTCACCAAACTCTTCAG gaccagGAAATGGATCAAAAACTGTGCCAGTAGGAGAAGGAGATGGATCATTTTCAGATGGAAGCTCTATCGAGATCTCATATCGTCTTCTTACCTTCCTTTCCGTGGCTTCCTACATCGCAATCTTCTTGAAATACTGA